AGTAGTGCCAGGTAGTGAGAAACCACTGGATTCTGGGACTTGTGAATAAAGATGGTGAGGTAAACACCGAGTACAGGCATGCAGGTCAGCCCTAGAGAAGGATATTTAGAACAGGACCAAACAAGTAGAGGATAAGCAGGGAAAGGAAATTGAAGGGGGAGAGAGTGAGGACAGATTTGGGGGCACTGCTCTAGACCTCCATGTGTAGATAACTCCTTGGCCTCACCAGGTCAGGAAACTAGAGAAGATCTTACAGAGCCTGATGGACTACTCAAAGGATGTGAGTACTGCAAAGGGGTTTAGGGGGCTGGGTTGGGAGACAGTTCAGTCTGTGTCCTGacatctcctcctctctgtgtTCTCAGGTTCTGGGGCATCCTGTATCAGAACAGCACCTTCCAGATGTGAGCCTCATTGGTGAACTCTCAGATCCTGCAGAGCTTGGCAAACTGCTTCAGTTGGTACTGGGCTGTGCTATCAGCTGTGAGAAAAAAGAGGGTATGAGAAGGGCCAGAGGGGAGGAAGTGAGAGAGCCCCCAGAGGGTACCTGGGGAAATGTTCTTTTCTCTCCAACCCATGTCTGGTCTCAGCCTCTCGCCTCCATCTTCGTCTCCAGAGTATATCCAGAGAATTATGACACTGGAGGAATCTGTTCAACATGTAGTGATGGAAGCCATCCAGGAGGTAGGTGAGAGCATCCCTTGGGGCAATCCAGAAGTGTCAGGGGAGGGGACGTTGGGCAACTGGGCACAGCCCCTGCCCTGCCTGGTAAGGTCTGTCCTCTGCCTAGAAGTCAGAAGTTCCAGATCTGTGTATGTTGGCTGTAAGTCAGAACCCTGTAGCCTCAGAAGTGTTGACCTTTTTCTGCATTGGAGGGAGCCTCTGCGCAGGAGTCATGAGGCTAAACTAGCcttggggaggggcaggagagattCCTTGGCTGATTTGCAGAAGCCTTAAAAGTTGTATCAGAGAGCCTAGCTCATCACAATGCCCCCTTCCGCAGCTCATGACAAAAGACACTCCTGATTCCCTGTCGCCGGAGACTTATGGGAACTTTGATACACAGGTAAAGATAGAGGAACTTGCTAAAGGTCGTGACCCCGCCCTGCCCCTGATTCTCTGCCTGCTAAGGTGGAAAGGCTTGTCCAGGCAGCAAGGGTGAACTTTAGAtcttcctggctcagcctccttgtagctgggatcacaggagaGCATCTGATAAGGAGCTTGTTATTCTCAAGCTTAAACGACCATCTCTGTTTCTCCAGTCTTAGCCTCTTGCCTTGCCCCATCTCAGGGGTTAGAAAATTACTCTTCTTCCATCCTCTTAGGACCCCAGCCCACTCTTAGATCTTGGGGTTCCTTGACCCCTCCCCAGAGCCCCTGGAAATCACAGCTTTTCTACTTCCTCCCTTCTGGAGCTCCAAGCCCTTCCTTCATCTCCCACCTGTTGTCCATCTCCTCAGTCCCGAAGATACTATTTCCTGAgtgaggaggtagaggagggtgATGAACTTCAGCAACACTACCTGGATCTAGAACGGCAGGTGGGTGAGGCGGAGGAGGGTGAGGCAGAGGGAAAAGGGCCTCGTGCATAAACCTACCTACATAAAACCTGGTTCATGCTCCAGTTCACCTGTCTTCCCCGCCCACAGCTTGTGCTCCTTTCGGAGGAGAAGCAGAATCTGGCACAAGAGAATGCTGCCCTACGGGAGCGGGTGGGCCGCTCGGAAGTGGAGAGTGCTCCAGGCCTCACTGCTAAGAAGCTGTTGCTCCTGCAGTCACAGCTGGAACAGCTGCAAGAGGAGAACTTCAGGTATggtcagctgggggggggggcagggcactGGGGCCAAAGGGCATCCTCATGTGTCTTTCCCGACACCCCAGGCTGGAGAGCAGCCGCGAAGATGAACAGCTGCGCTGCATGGAGCTGGAGCGGGAGGTCACTGAACTGCAACAGCAGAACCAAGCCCTGAGCAGCCTATCCCAGGAGGCACAAGCGCTGAAGGATGAGATGGACGAGCTTCGGTAGGCAGCAGGTCCTGAATGCCCACCACACACCTGCAGCGTTGGCACAGAATGCTCTCCAGTGCTGTGGCACCTCCAAGTCCCAAATGCTAAGTGCACTTACACACCATACCTCCTGGGCTCCAACATGCTATCCTGAACCACACAGTGCCACTAagatgtagtggtatttgctccgcccatgaccttgggccatatggcccaaaggaggccGTGCTTCCAGCTATACTAAGGCCCACTACAGAGAGACCTCCTGGATCCATGGAGCCCCCTTGGTTTTACAGTGTCATTAGCCAACACCCGACAGCACAAATACAGCCCCTCCATTAGTATTCTGCAGACCCCACTGCACCATTTGGATCCCATCATGCCCCTGGGTTCCAGAGTGTCCTCTAAGACTGTATCATCACAGCCCCTGTGAACCTGCTGTGCCTTCCTTACCTCCAAAGACCTCTCCTATAACCGTATATATTCTTAGAATGCTAACACACCCAGTGAACCATCCCACCTCGCTTCTGAAGACTCCTCGAAGCTCCCCATGACCCCAAAGTGTCCTTATCACTCACTCTGTTATCTCATAGTTCTTCGATGATGTCTGTGCAGTTCCACTTCGGAGAACCTTTCCTTTATAACCTGTTACCCTAATGACCCCTACTAGAACTACAGACCTGGCTGACACCTTCACCTTGACCCAGAATCCCTCAGGCTGAAACCCTTCCCTGCCCAACATCACAGCTGACCTCTGAAATTTCCACTCCCCATGCCTTTCTCAGGCAGTCCTCCGAACGGGCAAGGCAGCTGGAGGCCACTTTGCAGAGCTGCCGTCGCCGCCTGGGTGAGCTCCGGGAGCTCAGACGGCAGGTGCGCCAGCTGGAGGAGAGCAATGCGGGCCACGCGGAGCGCACGCGGCAGCTGGAAGAGGAGCTGCGCCGGGCGGGATCCCTGCGTGCCCAGCTCGAGACCCAGCGCAGACAGGTAAGGCAGGGAGCGCCACCCCATAACGGCTGGACCCGCCACTCTAGTCCACTCCCAGCACAGCTCTGTAGCCGTCCCCCTTGTATTACTAGGCCATGCCCTCTAGGCGCACCCCTCCCTGGCTGGGTTTGTAAGCCCCACTACTTCTCTTGAGCACCTTCCTGACTTCTTATTACCGCCAAGTCCCTTCTGGCTCCACCCCTCTTCTGGCTCCACCCCTCTTCTGGCTCCACCCCTCTTCTGGCTCCACCCCTTTTCTAGTTCTACCGGGTCTTCTgcactcctctgcctctgcctcccaagtactgggattaaaggcatgtgcctccactgccCGGCCACATAAATTtacttataaatttataaataaataaataagagccagttggtggtggagcacacctttaatcctagcccttgggaggcagaggcaggtggatctctgagtttgaggccagccaggacagccggagctgcaacacagagaaaccctgtcttgaaaaaacaaacacaataaaaccccaaacagtttatgtgtatgggtgtttcctctgcatgtgtgtctatgtaccacatgtgtgcctggtgctcatggaggccagaagaaggcatcagatccccttggaccagagttacagacagttgtgagccaccacatgtgtgctgggaatcgaacccctatcctctggaagagagaagccagtgctcttatctcttgagctatctctccagcgtctaatttcccttcttttcttaagttacattttatttatttcgtgtgtgagtttgtgtatgtgtgtgagtgtgcaagcAGGGTTCAGAACACAACTTGCAGAAggtggttttctctttctaccctgtgggttccagggctgGAGCTCAGGCTCTCAGGCTCGGTGGCTTCCATCTGCCAGTCTCCAGCCCACTCCTCTCTGCAGGTGCAGGAGTTGCAGGGCCAGTGGCAGGAAGAGGCCATGAAGGCCGAGAAATGGCTGTTTGAATGCCAGAACCTAGAGGAAAAGTGTGACCTGGTGACAAAGGAGAAGGAGGTGAGGCCAGGCTCTGCCCCGTGTGTCCTGGGATAGCCCATCTCCCAGGAGGTCCAACGGGCATCTTGCATCCTGTCACTGTAGCGGCTTTTGAGGGAGAGAGACTCCCTGAGGGAGGCCAATGAGGAGCTCCGCTGTGCCCAGCTGCAGCCGAGGGGATTGACGCAGGCTGGTGAGTTTCAGATCTGGGTTGGGGTGGTCTGGGGCTGTACTTTAGCCCCCAAAGATGACCCTTGAAAAGAGAACCCCAGGATAGAGACTGCGGGTGCACAGAAACCTGAagatttcttgttttcttcagACCTCTCGCTGGATCCTACC
This sequence is a window from Peromyscus eremicus chromosome 5, PerEre_H2_v1, whole genome shotgun sequence. Protein-coding genes within it:
- the Hook2 gene encoding protein Hook homolog 2 isoform X1 translates to MSVDKAELCGSLLTWLQTFQVPPPCASPQDLSSGLAIAHVLNQIDPSWFNDAWLQGITEDPSPSWRSKVRKLEKILQSLMDYSKDVLGHPVSEQHLPDVSLIGELSDPAELGKLLQLVLGCAISCEKKEEYIQRIMTLEESVQHVVMEAIQELMTKDTPDSLSPETYGNFDTQSRRYYFLSEEVEEGDELQQHYLDLERQLVLLSEEKQNLAQENAALRERVGRSEVESAPGLTAKKLLLLQSQLEQLQEENFRLESSREDEQLRCMELEREVTELQQQNQALSSLSQEAQALKDEMDELRQSSERARQLEATLQSCRRRLGELRELRRQVRQLEESNAGHAERTRQLEEELRRAGSLRAQLETQRRQVQELQGQWQEEAMKAEKWLFECQNLEEKCDLVTKEKERLLRERDSLREANEELRCAQLQPRGLTQADLSLDPTPSGLENLAAEILPAELRETLLRLQLENKRLCQQEAADRERQEELQRHLEEANRARHGLEAQHRLNQQQLSELRAQVEDLQKALQEQGAKAEDPTLLKRKLEDHLQKLHEADLELQRKREYIEELEPPTDSSTARRIEELQDSLQKKDADLQAMEERYRRYVDKARTVIQTLEPKQQPPPGVSQELHTLRSQLWERDMRIRHLEMDYEKSRSQREQEEKLLISAWYSMGMALEQRAGEEQGPAHAQSFLAQQRLATNARRGPLGRLASLSLRPTDKH